The Panicum hallii strain FIL2 chromosome 9, PHallii_v3.1, whole genome shotgun sequence genome has a window encoding:
- the LOC112872617 gene encoding WEB family protein At5g16730, chloroplastic-like produces MQQVRPDVEHQVVQLRGELRKVRDERDRAHRVLEANDEWKALATATDRTTIETLEAELKASRESEKRMLDSLALQTKQLELTKISLEEAKLEIATQQDAVRRLEGARTPVSTPRSRHDRDLQRVHGELRVALAAEEKSKKAMEEFVMALKEVNAELHTTKQQLARAQHEAEMGRLEADRLHMSGKRKDERLRALSDEVARLRAEAEESFAAWRGKEAGFTACMKSTEAELAEARRENARLLESQRSWRAEVAKLRDILKQAVRDTKVAKEALEEARGENAVLRAMLGDKDTAVKRTKQELECLRISEAAARDSVKELQSMLVATSASPTAAAAAGKPDPEESPSPRMRVGPPGLEKYPSDSKIRPPAGITRPRRMSETFEGSAYDIFGSMDDQKSGDLGVFSGMPRLPGRRRVVLRKVGSLFRWKSFTNK; encoded by the coding sequence ATGCAGCAAGTCCGGCCGGACGTGGAGCACCAGGTCGTCCAGCTCCGGGGGGAGCTGCGCAAGGTGCGCGACGAGCGGGACCGCGCGCATCGCGTCCTGGAGGCGAACGACGAGTGGAAGGCGCTGGCCACGGCCACCGACCGCACTACGATAGAGACGCTGGAGGCGGAGCTCAAGGCGTCGCGGGAATCCGAGAAGCGGATGCTCGACTCGCTGGCGCTGCAGACGAAGCAGCTCGAGCTCACCAAGATATCGCTCGAGGAAGCCAAGCTCGAGATCGCGACGCAGCAGGATGCCGTCCGGAGGCTGGAGGGCGCCAGGACCCCCGTCTCGACGCCGAGGAGCCGGCACGACCGCGACCTGCAGCGGGTCCACGGCGAGCTCCGGGTGGCgctggcggcggaggagaagagcAAGAAGGCGATGGAGGAGTTCGTGATGGCGCTCAAGGAGGTGAACGCGGAGCTGCACACGACGAAGCAGCAGCTGGCGCGCGCGCAGCACGAGGCGGAGATGGGCCGGCTGGAGGCGGACCGGCTGCACATGTCGGGGAAGCGCAAGGACGAGAGGCTCCGGGCGCTGTCCGACGAGGTGGCGCGGCTCCGGGCCGAGGCCGAGGAGTCGTTCGCCGCGTGGCGAGGCAAGGAGGCCGGGTTCACGGCGTGCATGAAGTCGACGGAGGCCGAGCTCGCCGAGGCGCGGCGCGAGAACGCGCGGCTCCTGGAGTCGCAGCGGTCGTGGCGCGCGGAGGTGGCCAAGCTGCGGGACATCCTGAAACAGGCCGTCAGAGACACCAAGGTGGCCAAGGAGGCGCTGGAGGAGGCGAGGGGCGAGAACGCGGTGCTCAGGGCCATGCTCGGCGACAAGGACACCGCCGTGAAGCGCACCAAGCAGGAGCTGGAGTGCCTCCGCATCAGCGAGGCCGCGGCGCGCGACAGCGTCAAGGAGCTGCAGAGCATGCTCGTGGCGACGTCGGCGAGCcccaccgccgcggcggcggccgggaagcCGGACCCCGAGGAGAGCCCGTCGCCGCGCATGAGGGTGGGACCCCCGGGGCTGGAGAAGTACCCGTCGGACTCGAAGATCAGGCCGCCGGCCGGGATCACGCGGCCGCGGCGGATGTCGGAGACCTTCGAGGGGTCGGCGTACGATATCTTCGGCTCGATGGACGACCAGAAGAGCGGCGACCTGGGCGTGTTCTCGGGCATGCCGAGGctgcccgggcggcggcgggtggtgctGCGCAAGGTCGGCAGCTTGTTCCGGTGGAAGAGCTTCACCAACAAGTAG
- the LOC112873695 gene encoding uncharacterized protein LOC112873695 codes for MRRSEWEDRCKRHPEHRMSKGVCPYCLRDRLAHLSASSSATTTTRASSSSATTSPYSSGGSSPPPHHAALSADVSSVHVLGGASSNDASFVNVAAFSQPLMPTSVRKQAAGRQAEAAGREPSAKGNKGEVKKKKSGKKKKIGRFLSRLVGADKRRQAGDGDGGELFHSKTMKEKTASKWVFF; via the coding sequence ATGCGGCGGTCGGAGTGGGAGGACCGGTGCAAGCGGCACCCGGAGCACCGGATGTCCAAGGGCGTCTGCCCCTACTGCCTCCGCGACCGCCTCGCGCACCTCTCCGCCTCCTCATCGGCGACCACCACCacgcgcgcctcctcctcgtcgGCGACGACATCCCCGTACTCCTCCGGCGGCTCGTCCCCGCCGCCCCACCACGCGGCGCTCTCGGCGGACGTCAGCTCGGTCCACGTCCTCGGCGGGGCGTCCTCCAACGACGCCTCCTTCGTCAACGTTGCCGCCTTCTCGCAGCCGCTGATGCCGACCTCTGTTCGGAAGCAGGCGGCAGGGAGGCaagcggaggcggcggggagGGAACCGTCGGCGAAGGGGAATAAGGGggaggtgaagaagaagaagagcggcaagaagaagaagatcggGAGGTTTCTGTCGAGGCTCGTCGGGGCGGACAagcggcggcaggccggcgacggcgacggcggcgagctctTCCACTCCAAGACCATGAAGGAGAAGACGGCGTCCAAGTGGGTATTCTTCTGA